Proteins from a single region of Haloplanus sp. GDY1:
- a CDS encoding RNA-binding protein, producing the protein MEVKSRHHLRSDEIGELTATIEDALGVVVDGDTYERVDLVGTEFDLVLVDGDPSIFLVDGDPVLTVRGANAYPPERRVVTVDAGAVQFVSDGADVMRPGIVEADDDIGVGDLVVIVEETHGKALAIGRALEPGSEMVGDSGKVVESVHHVGDDLYEFSV; encoded by the coding sequence ATGGAGGTCAAATCCCGCCACCACCTGCGCAGCGACGAGATCGGGGAGTTGACCGCGACCATCGAGGACGCGCTCGGCGTCGTGGTCGACGGCGACACCTACGAGCGCGTCGACCTCGTGGGCACCGAGTTCGACCTCGTCCTCGTCGACGGCGACCCCTCGATCTTCCTCGTCGACGGCGACCCCGTCCTGACGGTCCGGGGGGCGAACGCGTACCCGCCCGAACGCCGGGTCGTCACCGTCGACGCCGGCGCCGTCCAGTTCGTCAGCGACGGCGCCGACGTGATGCGGCCGGGCATCGTCGAGGCCGACGACGACATCGGGGTCGGCGACCTGGTCGTGATCGTCGAGGAGACACACGGCAAGGCGCTGGCGATCGGTCGCGCGCTCGAACCCGGCAGCGAGATGGTCGGCGATTCGGGGAAGGTCGTCGAGTCGGTCCACCACGTCGGCGACGACCTCTACGAGTTCTCGGTGTAG
- a CDS encoding PGF-CTERM-anchored ABC transporter substrate-binding protein has product MDTTRCVVVALVLVAALGPAGVGTAAAQSGDCAFPITRTDATGTDVTVGEDPDEVVTLNPSAAQTMYEIDAWEEVVGVSTYASYLPGADDKTTVGTGNSDATVEQTLALDPDLVLAPNTIDGDVVTQLRDAGVTVYKFEMAEDLDDVVEKTRLTGELVGHCESADSRADEMERQLDVVREAVEDVDRPKVFYTFFGFTAGEGTFIHEVIQTAGGDNVADDSAELNANGVTTSGYYDVNAEYVVAANPEWFVLNGDEYDTATVPAGPGGIYEGTTAYREGNAVVLDANEISQPAPRIVNAILDLVRVLHPEAYESEIEGRVETSSLGDRRGTTAERLADGSLSLQASNLGRSDRVSFDVPPRPNATASVRRVNVTLATVNPTFELRLRHGGDVTPPNGTRTLETVGLSGNGVFAGDVDHLTLRLAVNRSRLDGADPDTVTLFRSNGTGWVPLRTTRVTAGAANGTADAATGGNATAAAANDTLVYEARTTGFATLLLAVEEPDSPAEPATNGTAVPTATATATAEPTPTGTGEFRAATTEPPASTPTPTPTPGSAPGFGPLLAVAAVLLAAAGVRR; this is encoded by the coding sequence ATGGACACGACACGGTGTGTGGTCGTCGCGCTCGTGCTGGTCGCGGCGCTCGGACCCGCGGGCGTCGGCACCGCGGCGGCGCAGTCCGGGGACTGCGCGTTTCCGATCACGCGGACGGACGCGACGGGCACCGACGTGACGGTCGGCGAGGACCCCGACGAGGTGGTGACGCTCAACCCCAGCGCGGCACAGACGATGTACGAGATCGACGCGTGGGAGGAGGTCGTCGGCGTCTCGACGTACGCCTCCTACCTCCCCGGCGCCGACGACAAGACGACGGTGGGGACGGGCAACAGCGACGCGACGGTCGAACAGACGCTCGCGCTCGATCCCGACCTCGTCCTCGCGCCGAACACCATCGACGGCGACGTCGTGACGCAGCTCCGCGACGCCGGCGTGACGGTGTACAAGTTCGAGATGGCCGAGGACCTCGACGACGTCGTCGAGAAGACGCGGCTGACGGGCGAACTCGTGGGGCACTGCGAGAGCGCCGACAGCCGCGCCGACGAGATGGAACGGCAACTCGACGTGGTCAGGGAGGCCGTCGAGGACGTCGACCGGCCGAAGGTGTTCTACACCTTCTTCGGCTTCACCGCCGGCGAGGGGACCTTCATCCACGAGGTGATCCAGACGGCCGGCGGCGACAACGTCGCGGACGACAGCGCCGAGTTGAACGCCAACGGCGTCACCACGTCCGGTTACTACGACGTCAACGCGGAGTACGTGGTCGCGGCGAACCCCGAGTGGTTCGTCCTGAACGGCGACGAGTACGACACCGCGACGGTGCCCGCCGGACCGGGCGGGATCTACGAGGGCACGACCGCCTACCGGGAGGGCAACGCGGTCGTCCTCGACGCCAACGAGATCAGCCAGCCCGCCCCGCGCATCGTCAACGCCATCCTCGACCTCGTGCGGGTCCTGCATCCGGAGGCCTACGAGTCGGAGATCGAGGGGCGGGTCGAGACGTCGTCGCTCGGCGACCGGCGCGGCACGACCGCCGAACGCCTCGCGGACGGGAGCCTCAGCCTGCAGGCCTCGAACCTCGGCCGCTCGGATCGAGTGAGCTTCGACGTGCCCCCGCGGCCGAACGCGACCGCCTCGGTGCGCCGGGTCAACGTCACGCTCGCGACGGTGAACCCGACGTTCGAACTCCGCCTGCGACACGGCGGCGACGTCACGCCCCCGAACGGGACGCGCACCCTCGAAACCGTCGGCCTCTCCGGCAACGGCGTCTTCGCCGGCGACGTCGACCACCTGACGCTCAGGCTGGCGGTGAACCGGAGCCGACTCGACGGCGCCGACCCCGACACCGTCACCCTCTTCCGGTCGAACGGCACCGGCTGGGTGCCGCTGCGGACGACGCGGGTGACCGCGGGCGCGGCGAACGGGACCGCGGACGCCGCCACGGGCGGGAACGCCACGGCCGCGGCCGCGAACGACACCCTGGTCTACGAGGCGCGGACGACCGGGTTCGCGACGCTGCTGCTGGCCGTCGAGGAGCCCGACTCCCCGGCCGAACCGGCGACGAACGGGACGGCCGTCCCGACGGCGACGGCCACGGCGACGGCCGAACCCACGCCCACGGGGACGGGCGAGTTCCGGGCGGCGACGACGGAGCCGCCGGCGTCGACCCCCACTCCGACGCCGACCCCCGGGAGCGCCCCCGGGTTCGGCCCGCTGCTCGCGGTCGCTGCCGTCCTACTCGCCGCCGCGGGGGTGCGCCGATGA
- a CDS encoding beta-ketoacyl synthase chain length factor — protein sequence MWRSGSDGGRDRKTVVCIACGTSLLRSEAREYDKEGDRWSRHGKEFEHLCKECYRNLCHQPRDELEALLVDIADGEDLSQTDFLERYYGTVEERYGSAEEPES from the coding sequence ATGTGGCGTTCCGGATCGGACGGCGGTCGGGATCGAAAGACGGTCGTCTGCATCGCGTGTGGCACCTCGCTCCTCCGATCCGAGGCCCGCGAGTACGACAAAGAGGGTGATCGCTGGAGCCGCCACGGCAAGGAGTTCGAGCACCTCTGCAAGGAGTGTTACCGGAACCTCTGTCACCAGCCCCGCGACGAACTCGAAGCACTGCTCGTCGACATCGCCGACGGCGAGGACCTCTCGCAGACCGACTTTCTCGAACGGTACTACGGGACCGTCGAGGAGCGGTACGGCTCGGCCGAGGAGCCCGAGTCCTGA
- a CDS encoding DUF1028 domain-containing protein — protein sequence MTYSICVRERAEGGVRYGVAAATRLPAVGSVCPHVSAHGAVATAGVTDPEAGERCLSALAAGRSVGDAIADRTAADGAESQLHGVDAESTAAHTGPDCRPVAGHRTGEGYTVAGTSLEGKEVLAALERGYRENERDAPLVRRLLTALAAGEREGGDRRGEDLPVGSAAVVVATPGTGEPLYHDLRVDASDTPVADLRETYRRAKRGYEAAVERYG from the coding sequence GTGACCTACAGCATCTGCGTCCGGGAACGCGCGGAGGGCGGAGTCCGGTACGGCGTCGCCGCCGCCACCCGCCTCCCCGCCGTGGGGAGCGTCTGCCCGCACGTGAGCGCGCACGGCGCCGTCGCGACGGCCGGCGTCACCGACCCCGAGGCCGGGGAGCGGTGCCTGTCGGCCCTCGCGGCGGGCCGGAGCGTCGGGGACGCCATCGCCGACCGGACGGCCGCGGACGGCGCCGAGAGCCAACTCCACGGCGTCGACGCCGAGTCGACGGCCGCCCACACCGGTCCCGACTGCCGGCCGGTCGCGGGCCACCGCACCGGCGAGGGCTACACCGTCGCGGGCACGTCGCTGGAGGGGAAAGAGGTGCTCGCGGCGCTGGAGCGGGGATACCGGGAGAACGAACGCGACGCGCCGCTGGTCCGGCGGCTGCTCACCGCGCTCGCGGCGGGGGAGCGCGAGGGCGGCGACCGGCGGGGCGAGGACCTCCCGGTCGGGAGCGCGGCCGTCGTCGTCGCGACGCCCGGGACGGGAGAACCCCTCTATCACGACCTGCGGGTCGACGCCAGCGACACGCCGGTGGCCGACCTGCGCGAGACGTACCGGCGCGCGAAGCGAGGGTACGAGGCCGCGGTGGAGCGGTACGGCTGA
- a CDS encoding cell division protein SepF, protein MGIMSKILGGGGTHSTEDYVELSLDDFDTARAEAGMSVHIAEISEQRDAMAIKDAVYDGDLVIADITRMSPSDSVVDRVLEDLRQVAREVDGDVVVKEDDQVIVTPTGVKISREKL, encoded by the coding sequence ATGGGCATCATGAGCAAGATCCTCGGCGGGGGCGGCACCCACAGCACCGAGGACTACGTGGAACTGAGCCTCGACGACTTCGACACGGCGCGAGCGGAGGCGGGGATGAGCGTACACATCGCGGAGATCAGCGAACAGCGGGACGCCATGGCGATCAAGGACGCCGTCTACGACGGCGACCTCGTCATCGCGGACATCACGCGGATGAGCCCGAGCGACAGCGTGGTCGACCGGGTGCTGGAGGACCTCCGACAGGTCGCCCGCGAGGTGGACGGCGACGTGGTCGTCAAGGAGGACGACCAGGTCATCGTCACCCCGACGGGCGTGAAGATCAGCCGCGAGAAGCTGTAG
- the uvrA gene encoding excinuclease ABC subunit UvrA, translating to MSKDYIEVRGAEEHNLKDLDVRIPREEFSVVTGLSGSGKSSLAFETVYAEGQRRYIESLSAYARNFLGQMDKPQVESVEGLSPAISIDQKNAANNPRSTVGTVTELHDYLRLLYARVGTPHCPECGREVGEQSAGQMVRRLLELPTGTKAKLCAPVVRDQKGAFEDRFDALVSEGYSRVEVDGEPYDLTVERPDLDENYDHTVDVVVDRVKVDPEARPRITDSVETALNEAGGVLKVILPDPPEGAELGGSTARSTGDLADVDADADAAAATERLVVEFSEDLACTHCGIDIPEIETRSFSFNSPHGACPECEGIGNTKEVDPDLVVEDPSKPLKNVFEPWSYNRSYYRRQLDSMARHVDVSLDTPFEELDEEVREAFLFGTDEEVLFEWTTKNGVRRKEEPFEGVIGNLERRHVETDSDNTRDHIEEFMAVTTCPACDGTRLKPASRAVLVDGTAITEVNRMSIADALDHFEGLESTLTERERTIAEEILKEIRARLGFMEEVGLDYLTLDREASTLSGGESQRIRLATQVGSGLVGVLYVLDEPSIGLHQRDNDRLLDTLEGLRDLGNTLLVVEHDEETMRRADSIIDMGPGPGKRGGEVVVQGDFETVVDCDESVTGDYLAGRREIPVPDERRDPGDGALAIQGARQHNLDDVDVSLPLGQFIAITGVSGSGKSTLMHDVLYKGLAREMNDNTSVDPGDHDAIEGYDAVETVRLIDQSPIGRTPRSNPATYTGVFDHVRELFAETKLATQRGYEKGRFSFNVKGGRCEECGGQGTVKIEMNFLSDVYVPCEECDGARYNDETLDVTYKGATIADVLDMEVDEALDFFEANPGIRRRLELLQDVGLGYMQLGQPSTTLSGGEAQRVKLAEELGKKDSGETLYLLDEPTTGLHPEDERKLIEVLHRLADAGNTVVVIEHELDLVKNADHVIDLGPEGGEGGGEVVATGTPEEVARLDDSHTGRYLRDLLPAVDLAGPREDRRKPAKAASDD from the coding sequence ATGAGCAAGGACTACATCGAGGTTCGCGGGGCCGAGGAACACAACCTCAAGGACCTCGACGTCCGCATCCCCCGCGAGGAGTTCAGCGTCGTCACCGGGCTCTCCGGATCGGGCAAGTCGTCGCTCGCCTTCGAGACGGTGTACGCCGAGGGGCAGCGCCGCTACATCGAGTCCCTCTCCGCCTACGCCCGCAACTTCCTCGGGCAGATGGACAAACCGCAGGTCGAGAGCGTCGAGGGGCTCTCCCCCGCCATCTCCATCGACCAGAAGAACGCCGCCAACAACCCCCGATCGACGGTCGGCACCGTCACCGAACTCCACGACTACCTCCGCCTGCTCTACGCACGCGTCGGCACGCCCCACTGCCCGGAGTGCGGGCGCGAGGTGGGCGAACAGAGCGCCGGGCAGATGGTGCGTCGCCTCCTCGAACTCCCGACGGGGACGAAAGCGAAGCTCTGTGCGCCGGTCGTCCGCGACCAGAAGGGTGCCTTCGAGGACCGCTTCGACGCGTTGGTGAGCGAGGGGTACAGCCGCGTCGAGGTGGACGGCGAGCCCTACGACCTCACCGTTGAGCGCCCCGACCTGGACGAGAACTACGACCACACCGTCGACGTGGTGGTCGACCGGGTGAAAGTCGACCCCGAGGCCCGCCCGCGCATCACGGACTCGGTGGAGACGGCGCTGAACGAGGCCGGCGGCGTCCTGAAGGTGATCCTCCCCGACCCGCCCGAGGGGGCCGAACTCGGCGGGTCGACCGCCCGGTCGACGGGCGACCTGGCCGACGTCGACGCGGACGCCGACGCGGCCGCCGCCACGGAGCGACTCGTCGTCGAGTTCTCCGAGGACCTGGCCTGCACCCACTGCGGCATCGACATCCCCGAAATCGAGACGCGGAGCTTCTCCTTCAACAGCCCGCACGGCGCCTGTCCGGAGTGTGAGGGCATCGGCAACACGAAGGAGGTCGACCCCGACCTCGTGGTGGAGGACCCGAGCAAGCCGCTGAAGAACGTCTTCGAGCCCTGGAGCTACAACCGCTCGTACTACCGCCGCCAGCTCGACTCGATGGCGCGACACGTCGACGTGTCGCTGGATACGCCCTTCGAGGAACTGGACGAGGAGGTACGGGAGGCCTTCCTCTTCGGCACCGACGAGGAGGTGCTCTTCGAGTGGACGACGAAAAACGGCGTCCGCCGGAAGGAAGAACCCTTCGAGGGCGTGATCGGCAACCTCGAACGCCGACACGTCGAGACGGACTCGGACAACACCCGCGACCACATCGAGGAGTTCATGGCCGTCACCACCTGTCCCGCCTGCGACGGCACCCGCCTCAAGCCCGCCTCGCGGGCCGTCCTCGTCGACGGCACGGCCATCACCGAGGTCAACCGCATGAGCATCGCGGACGCGCTCGATCACTTCGAGGGGCTGGAGTCGACCCTCACGGAGCGGGAACGAACCATCGCCGAGGAGATCCTGAAGGAGATCCGCGCCCGCCTCGGCTTCATGGAGGAGGTCGGCCTCGACTACCTCACCCTCGACCGCGAGGCGTCGACGCTCTCCGGCGGCGAGTCACAGCGCATCCGCCTCGCGACGCAGGTGGGATCGGGGCTCGTCGGCGTGCTGTACGTCCTCGACGAACCTTCGATCGGCCTCCACCAGCGGGACAACGACCGCCTGCTCGACACGCTGGAGGGCCTCCGCGACCTGGGCAACACCCTGCTGGTCGTCGAGCACGACGAGGAGACGATGCGCCGGGCCGACTCCATCATCGACATGGGGCCGGGACCGGGCAAGCGCGGCGGCGAGGTGGTCGTCCAGGGCGACTTCGAGACGGTGGTCGACTGCGACGAGTCGGTCACCGGCGACTACCTCGCCGGCCGCCGGGAGATTCCGGTGCCCGACGAGCGCCGCGACCCCGGCGACGGCGCACTCGCGATCCAGGGCGCCCGCCAGCACAACCTCGACGACGTGGACGTGAGCCTGCCGCTCGGTCAGTTTATCGCCATCACGGGCGTCTCCGGGTCGGGGAAGTCCACCCTGATGCACGACGTCCTCTACAAGGGGCTGGCCCGCGAGATGAACGACAACACCTCGGTCGACCCCGGCGACCACGACGCCATCGAGGGGTACGACGCGGTAGAGACGGTGCGGCTCATCGACCAGTCACCCATCGGCCGCACCCCGCGCTCGAACCCCGCCACCTACACCGGCGTCTTCGACCACGTCCGCGAACTGTTCGCGGAGACCAAACTCGCCACCCAGCGCGGCTACGAGAAGGGTCGCTTCTCGTTCAACGTCAAGGGCGGCCGCTGCGAGGAGTGCGGGGGACAGGGGACGGTGAAAATCGAGATGAACTTCCTCTCGGACGTGTACGTCCCCTGCGAGGAGTGCGACGGCGCCCGCTACAACGACGAGACGCTCGACGTCACCTACAAGGGCGCGACCATCGCGGACGTCCTGGACATGGAGGTCGACGAGGCCTTAGACTTCTTCGAGGCGAACCCGGGCATCCGTCGCCGCCTCGAACTCCTGCAGGACGTCGGCCTCGGCTACATGCAACTCGGCCAGCCGTCGACGACCCTCTCGGGCGGCGAGGCCCAGCGCGTCAAACTGGCGGAGGAACTGGGCAAGAAGGACTCCGGCGAGACGCTCTACCTGCTCGACGAGCCGACCACCGGCCTCCACCCCGAGGACGAACGCAAGCTGATCGAGGTGCTGCACCGCCTCGCCGACGCCGGCAACACGGTGGTCGTGATCGAACACGAACTCGACTTGGTGAAGAACGCGGACCACGTGATCGACCTCGGCCCGGAGGGCGGCGAGGGCGGCGGCGAGGTGGTGGCGACGGGCACCCCCGAGGAGGTGGCCCGCCTCGACGACTCCCACACGGGGCGTTACCTGCGCGACTTGCTGCCCGCCGTCGACCTCGCCGGGCCGCGCGAGGACCGGCGCAAGCCCGCGAAGGCCGCCAGCGACGACTGA
- a CDS encoding ribonuclease catalytic domain-containing protein: MTNDAQAQAGTAEGQGPVEISPAEARQLQEKREELFEEFEIRDTFPPAVLREARERTEDVQQEIQDELDERRDLRDLTAWTTDPIDAQDFDDAISVREEEDGYRLWVHIADVTHYVHPDSAMWEEAVQRGNTVYLPAYTIHMLPPTLAETVCSLVPEEDRLAHTVEMELDAETLSFETIDIYKSVIRSDERLTYSECENRLEEPDAPLHEENTLAFELADRMHEQRKEDGSLVLNPRRDRAHTIIEECMLKANKAVTHELMWNRGVEAMYRVHPQPTPDQWNDALREIQELDGVSIPSDRWDDPRKAVNGALENAPDRMLSKIQRAVLKVMPRAKYMNDPFGGHHALNFDIYGHFTSPIRRLSDLINHWIVHENDVPEDLIELCDRASDRQKDGETVERIYKDFMEEIGLDPYAVNNRGVVTVDDDGNVVNEEGLPPGED, encoded by the coding sequence ATGACGAACGACGCGCAGGCCCAGGCCGGGACCGCCGAGGGACAGGGTCCGGTGGAGATCAGTCCGGCCGAGGCCAGACAGTTACAGGAGAAACGCGAGGAACTGTTCGAGGAGTTCGAGATTCGGGACACCTTCCCGCCCGCGGTGCTCCGCGAGGCCCGCGAGCGAACCGAGGACGTCCAACAAGAGATCCAGGACGAACTCGACGAGCGGCGGGACCTCCGGGATCTGACCGCGTGGACGACCGACCCGATCGACGCCCAGGACTTCGACGACGCCATCAGCGTCCGCGAGGAGGAGGACGGCTACCGGCTGTGGGTCCACATCGCGGACGTCACCCACTACGTCCACCCCGACTCCGCGATGTGGGAGGAGGCGGTCCAGCGGGGCAACACCGTCTATCTGCCCGCCTACACGATCCACATGCTCCCGCCGACGCTCGCGGAGACGGTCTGCTCGCTCGTCCCCGAGGAGGACCGCCTCGCTCACACCGTCGAGATGGAACTCGACGCCGAGACCCTCTCCTTCGAGACCATCGACATCTACAAGTCCGTCATCCGGAGCGACGAGCGACTCACCTACAGCGAGTGCGAGAACCGCCTCGAAGAGCCGGACGCCCCGCTCCACGAGGAGAACACCCTCGCGTTCGAACTCGCCGACCGCATGCACGAACAGCGCAAGGAGGACGGCTCGCTCGTCCTCAATCCGCGTCGGGACCGCGCTCACACCATCATCGAGGAGTGCATGCTGAAGGCCAACAAGGCGGTCACGCACGAACTGATGTGGAACCGGGGCGTCGAGGCGATGTACCGCGTCCACCCCCAGCCCACCCCCGACCAGTGGAACGACGCGCTGCGCGAGATCCAGGAACTCGACGGCGTCTCCATCCCCTCCGACAGGTGGGACGACCCGCGCAAGGCCGTCAACGGAGCGCTGGAGAACGCCCCCGACCGGATGCTCTCGAAGATCCAGCGCGCCGTGCTCAAGGTGATGCCGCGCGCGAAGTACATGAACGACCCCTTCGGCGGCCACCACGCGCTCAACTTCGACATCTACGGCCACTTCACCTCCCCCATCCGACGGCTCTCGGACCTCATCAACCACTGGATCGTCCACGAGAACGACGTGCCCGAGGACCTGATCGAACTCTGCGACCGCGCCTCGGATCGCCAGAAGGACGGCGAAACGGTCGAACGCATCTACAAGGACTTCATGGAGGAGATCGGGCTCGACCCCTACGCGGTGAACAACCGCGGCGTCGTCACCGTCGACGACGACGGCAACGTGGTGAACGAGGAGGGACTGCCGCCCGGGGAGGACTGA
- a CDS encoding isocitrate lyase/PEP mutase family protein produces the protein MDESKPRERLRELIERDEIAYLAGVHDSLSTKVACEYADVDAVQQSGYGTAASLLGYPDLNFTSLKETRDVVHNMVRAAGDTPVVVDGDTGYGGVVNLPHTISEVERTGAAGVFIEDQAVPKKCGLLEGKDVIDADAMADKLRAAIEARTDDAFVVMARTDAYDSEGLDEVVRRGNRYAEAGADAFMLGEVAPLEDLSTIAERVDLPFYALGVEMDHDEFDTWHPIDAYDEAGVSLVSDVSGMLQASIATMQAYMDSMMAEGDHDVDQVPLDRISSFLGVEEYEAFEAKFGG, from the coding sequence ATGGACGAGTCCAAGCCCCGAGAACGCCTGCGGGAACTGATCGAACGCGACGAAATCGCGTATCTCGCCGGCGTCCACGATTCGCTGAGCACGAAGGTCGCCTGCGAGTACGCCGACGTGGATGCGGTCCAACAGTCCGGCTACGGGACCGCCGCGAGTTTGCTCGGCTATCCGGACCTGAACTTCACTTCACTGAAAGAAACCAGGGACGTGGTTCACAACATGGTGCGGGCGGCCGGTGACACGCCCGTCGTCGTCGACGGTGACACCGGATACGGTGGCGTCGTCAACCTGCCACACACCATCTCGGAGGTCGAGCGAACGGGGGCGGCCGGCGTGTTCATCGAGGACCAGGCGGTGCCGAAGAAGTGTGGGCTGTTGGAGGGCAAGGACGTGATCGACGCCGACGCCATGGCGGACAAACTGCGGGCGGCCATCGAGGCCCGGACCGACGACGCGTTCGTCGTGATGGCCCGGACGGACGCCTACGACTCCGAGGGACTCGACGAGGTCGTCCGACGGGGGAACCGGTACGCCGAGGCGGGGGCGGACGCCTTCATGCTCGGGGAGGTCGCTCCCCTCGAGGACCTCTCGACGATCGCGGAGCGGGTCGACCTGCCGTTCTACGCGCTCGGAGTCGAGATGGACCACGACGAGTTCGACACGTGGCATCCGATCGACGCGTACGACGAGGCGGGCGTCTCCCTGGTTTCCGACGTCTCCGGCATGCTGCAGGCGTCGATAGCGACGATGCAAGCGTACATGGACTCGATGATGGCGGAGGGGGATCACGACGTCGATCAGGTCCCCCTCGATCGGATTTCGTCGTTCCTCGGCGTGGAGGAGTACGAGGCGTTCGAGGCGAAGTTCGGCGGATAG
- a CDS encoding zinc ribbon domain-containing protein, whose amino-acid sequence MVDLSGAVEGETGCPKCGHTDADVDDIATTGVGLSRLFDVQNRRYRAVSCTRCGYTEFYKGRSPSEVVDLFIG is encoded by the coding sequence GTGGTGGACCTGTCGGGGGCCGTCGAGGGGGAGACGGGCTGTCCGAAGTGTGGACACACGGACGCCGACGTCGACGACATCGCGACGACCGGCGTCGGCCTCTCCCGACTCTTCGACGTCCAGAACCGGCGGTACAGGGCGGTCTCCTGCACCAGATGCGGCTACACGGAGTTCTACAAGGGGCGGAGCCCGAGCGAAGTGGTCGACCTGTTCATCGGCTGA
- a CDS encoding serine hydrolase domain-containing protein, whose amino-acid sequence MDSPFTTDPAARVRQVFESHVAAGLHHGAQLAVYDGADLVLDCAAGTVGPDGPETTTDRRHVLFSCTKPYAGVCLHHLVERGRLDYDDPVRDHWPEFAAAGSEKAAATVRHALSHQAGLPRSPLDDDPTRWTDWDAAVSAMEALDTAFRPGSTAAYHALTYGFLVGELVRRVSGRPVDAYAREHVFEPLGMADTSIGLPADDPDDVATLAGFEAGERCRESAAGLSGTAAEAAALFNRESVRRAVVPAATGVGTARDMARFYACLANGGELDGVCLLDADTVDEATSVQAEVERDGTMGVPRRYALGFERAGTAWDKYGTVAPRATFGHGGLGSIVGWGDPESGLAMAYVTNGIRDEVEHAMRANAMADAVRTAFGSS is encoded by the coding sequence ATGGATTCGCCGTTCACGACCGATCCGGCGGCGCGCGTGCGGCAGGTCTTCGAGAGCCACGTCGCGGCCGGCCTCCATCACGGGGCGCAACTGGCGGTGTACGACGGGGCGGACCTCGTCCTCGACTGCGCGGCCGGGACCGTCGGCCCCGACGGCCCGGAGACGACGACCGACCGCCGGCACGTGCTGTTCTCGTGTACGAAACCGTACGCCGGGGTCTGCCTCCATCACCTCGTCGAGCGGGGCCGCCTCGACTACGACGACCCCGTTCGCGACCACTGGCCCGAGTTCGCCGCGGCGGGGAGCGAGAAGGCCGCGGCGACGGTGCGACACGCCCTCAGCCACCAGGCCGGCCTGCCACGCAGTCCGCTCGACGACGACCCGACGCGCTGGACCGACTGGGACGCCGCCGTCTCGGCGATGGAGGCCCTGGACACGGCCTTCCGGCCGGGGTCGACCGCCGCCTACCACGCGCTCACCTACGGCTTCCTCGTCGGCGAACTCGTCCGCCGGGTGAGCGGGCGCCCCGTCGACGCCTACGCCCGGGAGCACGTCTTCGAGCCGCTGGGGATGGCCGACACGAGCATCGGTCTCCCGGCGGACGACCCCGACGACGTCGCGACCCTGGCCGGCTTCGAGGCGGGCGAGCGGTGTCGGGAGAGCGCGGCCGGCCTCTCCGGGACGGCCGCGGAGGCCGCCGCGCTGTTCAACCGCGAGTCGGTTCGCCGGGCGGTCGTCCCCGCGGCGACGGGCGTCGGGACGGCCCGCGACATGGCGCGCTTCTACGCCTGTCTGGCCAACGGGGGCGAACTCGACGGAGTGTGCCTGCTCGATGCCGACACCGTCGACGAGGCGACGAGCGTGCAGGCCGAGGTGGAGCGGGACGGGACGATGGGCGTGCCCCGGCGCTACGCCCTCGGCTTCGAGCGCGCGGGCACCGCGTGGGACAAGTACGGCACCGTCGCTCCCCGGGCGACGTTCGGCCACGGCGGCCTGGGCAGCATCGTCGGCTGGGGCGACCCCGAGTCGGGGCTGGCGATGGCCTACGTCACGAACGGCATCCGCGACGAGGTGGAACACGCGATGCGGGCGAACGCGATGGCCGACGCGGTGCGGACCGCGTTCGGCTCGTCCTGA